One window of the Candidatus Methylomirabilota bacterium genome contains the following:
- the cobU gene encoding bifunctional adenosylcobinamide kinase/adenosylcobinamide-phosphate guanylyltransferase, protein MGTTHLVLGGARSGKSRFAIASQPHHARVAFVATAEAGDAAMAQRIARHRAERPGHWLTVEEPCALVASLGRLAGRAIDAVVVDCLTLWVANRLLRGDADEAILGEGAELAALIARRPWDLTLVSNEVGEGVHPESADGLRFRDLLGLVNQRVAAACDRVTLMVAGLPLTIKAPAPIYGFTVQTP, encoded by the coding sequence GTGGGCACCACGCATCTCGTTCTCGGCGGCGCGCGGAGCGGAAAGAGCCGGTTCGCGATCGCCAGCCAGCCCCACCACGCGCGGGTGGCGTTCGTGGCGACCGCCGAGGCGGGCGACGCCGCGATGGCGCAGCGGATCGCGCGTCACCGAGCCGAGCGCCCCGGCCACTGGCTCACCGTCGAGGAGCCCTGTGCGCTGGTGGCCTCACTCGGCCGTCTGGCCGGCCGGGCCATCGACGCCGTCGTCGTCGACTGCCTCACCCTGTGGGTCGCCAATCGCCTTCTGCGGGGCGATGCCGACGAGGCGATCCTCGGCGAGGGCGCCGAGCTCGCCGCGCTCATCGCGCGCCGCCCCTGGGACCTGACTCTGGTCAGCAACGAGGTCGGAGAAGGCGTGCACCCCGAGAGCGCCGACGGCCTCCGCTTCCGCGATCTGCTCGGCCTCGTGAATCAGCGCGTCGCCGCCGCCTGCGATCGCGTCACGCTCATGGTGGCGGGCCTGCCGTTGACCATCAAAGCTCCGGCGCCGATCTATGGCTTCACTGTCCAGACTCCTTGA